From a region of the Cutaneotrichosporon cavernicola HIS019 DNA, chromosome: 7a genome:
- a CDS encoding uncharacterized protein (Ig-like domain from next to BRCA1 gene): MIVIKATLREETRRLSFDSHGFPPYDEVQQKLRAIFSLPSSAHPFWVNVLFFPDDAQPARIKFKQHVCDQAEYELAQEPFLRYRGFPAPALVFTVLLSSDVRMNPIHDFHRAITLQVETRELENEIRTLEDDLTRRHQILISLEDKLDKARYDNDTTTANYWADKVEQKRNGLPELEEKLRGARCRYRANAEELGRIRPTSAGLPFREWSDAQEVDDVSRMAETESELVAWQFGDASGNGFMAPPVFPPLDEVLGGAPHSRNPWHAPSHWANSNTSAWAQSAPPPSFPQPAPPPNATGTGPRSFRDLFNTPELTGAPASEMGLLLDRFLNHFQGQLADTLDGFAQRIAPHPSEELPIRPSGSMPDVHIPGAYTQPEAAQSLDSQVQTAEKENTKPSSSLGKGGYRHKHITCDGCLAGIRGTRYKCEQCSDYDLCGSCLPFLYTDALHPSSHTFKAMVHPGLEERIKFGGSTSSRAPHQSSRHPATCDICNEVIVGVRFKCLNCPDWDCCSACSKLIPNVHPDHSFVKLHKSTDFVMNAAWDAKNDVHHPHVICDGCNLTIRGPRFKCMHPDCPDYDLCVKCEVAPVPVHPESHPMLKTKMPLRINSKSSFDPIKNVYEDHCRYRVTRDCKQSCTARAPAQPEVQPQPAVPVAESKPKLATPPTASGFGGPYTLKPMPTKSFTRGGDYAKAVEAILKSMSAVSISDIAASAKDDAASSPDSATTPEQVDTSSIPTKSSPRTVPSGFEVPPTRPDIFYMAPALAASQEEPLVDLDSPITTSAVAPATFPGCSLPRLRREFDLKAEVKKTTETEKAKVDAKEEREKNNEVKKPKKIIIHTKEGPTVVTKDDEAPRTEKEKTTEKGDVKEGIRDPIAVIIESVAANPVSPEDPIFIDPALQRPVTPEIEAEPADPLDILTWVRHSTILPGTTLPAGTEFTKTWQLYNYADGSEFDFKNLRLVHKSEGLLGDACKVHVVLHPGDIVKNANMNVTIEGLKVPHMPGRQILEHWRFEDDEGNAYGQPLRIRLNVEERQSSGESTASSSFVVPRAPLEAAGDSFYLPTPTEGRPVPTSDELSERLGSVAPSTAGHDDDASSTFSFSDVEHVTHGSTARTASTDDFTADDYEFVDETDEETEDGF, from the exons ATGATTGTCATCAAAGCCACTCTGCGCGAAGAGACGCGCCGTCTCAGTTTCGACTCGCACGGCTTCCCTCCGTATGATGAGGTACAGCAAAAG CTCCGTGCAATCTTCAGCCTTCCCTCTTCTGCCCACCCATTCTGGGTCAACGTACTCTTCTTCCCGGACGACGCACAGCCCGCCCGCATCAAATTCAAGCAGCACGTCTGTGACCAGGCCGA GTACGAGTTAGCTCAAGAACCCTTCCTCCGTTACCGCGGTTTCCCCGCTCCTGCACTCGTCTTCACTGTCCTCTTGTCGTCGGACGTCAGGATGAACCCCATCCACGACTTCCACCGCGCCATCACGCTGCAGGTGGAGAcccgcgagctcgagaacgagaTCCGTActctcgaggacgacctcacccgccgccaccagaTCCTCATCTCCCTTGAGGACAAGCTTGACAAGGCTCGCTACGACAACGACACCACCACGGCCAACTACTGGGCTGACAAGGTGGAACAGAAGCGCAACGGCCTCccagagctcgaggagaagctcCGCGGTGCGCGCTGCCGTTAccgcgccaacgccgaggagTTGGGGCGCATCCGGCCCACTTCGGCCGGCCTCCCGTTCCGCGAGTGGTCGGACGCgcaggaggtcgacgacgttAGCCGCATGGCCGAGACCGAGTCCGAACTCGTCGCTTGGCAGTTCGGTGACGCCTCCGGCAACGGTTTCATGGCACCGCCGGTCTTCCCTCcccttgacgaggtcctcgGTGGTGCGCCCCACTCGCGCAACCCCTGGCACGCCCCTTCGCACTGGGCCAACAGCAACACTTCTGCGTGGGCGCAGTCGGCCCCACCCCCGAGCTTCCCCCAGCCGGCGCCTCCGCCCAACGCCACTGGCACTGGTCCGCGCTCGTTCCGTGACCTCTTCAACACCCCCGAGCTCACTGGTGCGCCCGCTAGTGAGATGGGCTTGCTGCTCGACCGCTTCCTCAACCACTTCCAGGGCCAACTGGCCGACACCCTCGACGGCTTCGCCCAGCGCATTGCGCCTCACCCGTCCGAGGAACTTCCCATTCGCCCATCTGGCAGCATGCCAGATGTCCACATTCCGGGCGCATATACTCAACCGGAGGCTGCGCAGTCGCTGGACTCACAGGTCCAGACTGCGGAGAAGGAAAACACCAAGCCATCGAGCAGTCTTGGCAAGGGTGGCTACCGTCACAAGCACATCACCTGCGACGGTTGCCTCGCCGGCATCCGTGGCACTCGCTACAAGTGTGAGCAGTGCAGCGACTACGACCTGTGTGGCTCGTGCTTGCCTTTCCTGTACACCGACGCCCTCCACCCCAGTTCGCACACGTTCAAGGCCATGGTCCACCcgggcctcgaggagcgaATCAAATTTGGCGGCAGTACGTCGTCCCGTGCCCCTCACCAGAGTAGTCGTCACCCCGCTACGTGCGACATCTGCAACGAGGTGATCGTGGGCGTGCGCTTCAAGTGCCTCAACTGTCCTGACTGGGACTGCTGCTCGGCGTGCTCCAAGCTGATCCCCAACGTCCACCCGGATCACAGCTTTGTCAAGCTCCACAAGTCTACCGACTTCGTTATGAACGCAGCCTGGGATGCCAAGAACGACGTCCACCACCCTCACGTTATCTGCGATGGCTGCAACCTGACCATCCGCGGCCCGCGTTTCAAGTGTATGCACCCCGACTGTCCCGATTATGATCTCTGCGTCAAGTGCGAGGTGGCACCTGTGCCCGTTCACCCAGAGAGCCACCCTATGCTCAAGACCAAGATGCCGCTCCGCATCAACTCCAAGTCGTCGTTCGACCCCATCAAGAACGTCTACGAGGATCACTGCCGCTACCGCGTCACGCGCGACTGTAAACAGTCATGCACGGCCCGTGCGCCAGCCCAACCGGAGGTTCAGCCTCAGCCAGCTGTTCCTGTCGCCGAGTCCAAGCCCAAACTCGCCACTCCGCCCACGGCGTCCGGCTTCGGCGGCCCGTACACGCTTAAGCCGATGCCAACCAAGTCGTTTACCCGCGGCGGAGACTacgccaaggccgtcgaAGCCATTCTCAAGTCGATGTCGGCTGTGAGCATTAGTGACATCGCTGCTAGTGCAaaggacgacgcggcgtcgagcccGGACAGCGCGACGACCCCTGAGCAGGTTGACACCTCCTCCATTCCCACCAAGTCGTCGCCGCGAACCGTTCCCTCCGGCTTCGAAGTTCCTCCCACGCGACCCGATATCTTTTACATGGCGCCTGCGCTAGCTGCCTCCCAGGAGGAGCctctcgtcgaccttgactCGCCGATCACAACCTCGGCTGTTGCGCCTGCCACGTTCCCAGGATGTTCACTCCCACGCCTGCGTCGCGAGTTTGACCTGAAAGCTGAGGTCAAGAAGACAACCGAGACtgagaaggccaaggtggacgccaaggaggagcgcgagaagaaCAACGAGGTGAAGAAGCCCAAGAAGATCATCATCCACACCAAGGAGGGCCCGACTGTTGTgaccaaggacgacgaggcgcccAGGActgagaaggagaagaccACTGAGAAGGGGGAtgtcaaggagggcatCCGCGACCCTATCGCTGTGATCATCGAGTCTGTCGCTGCTAACCCGGTCTCCCCCGAAGACCCTATCTTCATCGATCCTGCTCTTCAGCGTCCGGTGACCCCCGAGATCGAGGCTGAGCCTGCCGACCCCCTTGACATCCTCACCTGGGTCCGCCACTCCACTATCCTTCCTGGCACCACTCTTCCGGCTGGTACCGAGTTCACCAAGACGTGGCAGCTGTACAATTACGCCGATGGTTCCGAGTTTGACTTCAAGAACCTCCGCCTAGTTCACAAGTCGGagggcctcctcggcgatgcCTGCAAGGTGCACGTCGTTCTCCACCCCGGGGACATTGTAAAGAACGCGAACATGAACGTCACGATTGAGGGCCTCAAGGTTCCTCACATGCCAGGTCGCCAGATCCTCGAGCACTGGCGCTtcgaggatgatgagggcAACGCGTACGGCCAGCCTCTCCGCATCAGActcaacgtcgaggagcgccagTCGTCAGGCGAGAgcaccgcctcgtcgtctttCGTCGttcctcgcgctccgctTGAAGCGGCTGGCGACTCGTTCTACCTCCCGACGCCTACCGAGGGTCGCCCTGTCCCGACGTCTGACGAGCTCAGCGAGCGTCTTGGCTCAGTCGCGCCGTCTACTGCTGGtcatgacgacgacgcctcgtcgacttTCTCGTTCTCGGACGTTGAGCATGTCACGCACGGCAGCACTGCACGCACCGCGTCTACCGACGACTTCACTGCTGACGACTACGAGTTTGTCGACGAGACCGACGAAGAGACTGAGGATGGCTTCTAG
- the dna2 gene encoding uncharacterized protein (DNA replication factor Dna2), with translation MVLAERSAKRQRLNSAAEDTFMAELLAGIDASAFDDPPSQPSPKKTPLRPVNLTPRSSQATPLKSTRPQVTLVKRPAPLSPVKSPAKSPIKSPGKHSKLFAPKTRSTPYFRPPTSPAKPDASRPPLATLRPNALSSPSTALRPKYNGVKAEPAWLPSLSPSCKVPHSTSLVVEAPTSPRVLPDLLEAIQGSNDDYDGDWDLDALASLDDSMFKEPIKYPIANPDVPALPAGYAPTPWVRCTVESVHAGILDDMPEDEFDEGEGYGKTLVVGTPSGRRLVQLTERWADLRLRLGDIVNVISPHLAGNGPIAITFKDTSSYLVAHPDILVTMTSIANAMPCTRRPLLNQLVRLPEPVSKPIVYGTILHGLLQESLREGTFDPAATRRRVTTDLATDGRRLEVWGAGLDPGSVAEDLGRRAEDAFASFGRRWVGASPKAEGNVVTARDESVGTVAINGLHDVEEDIWSPKWGLKGKVDASVQAIFERDGQSQEVVAPMEIKTGRSIGGVQHRAQTLLYTLLMEDRYGLPVPAGLLYYSQRDLIVLVEARANEVRALVQTRNELAEWMVRGRQSADEPFLPRTVDNQRECKNCFASEVCMLYRRANDKVPPIEDDPIGDIYEDKTAHLTDEHAEFFRHWERLLTLEEQDTVRLRAQLWTMGAHVRQAKGRCFADMVIAKEENEGSALSKINHWAYTFRRVDPQAGSLLSGHIARSDPVCLSLEPDLLYLARGFVTSLSAESVTITVQNKLDVQTKLKRVRSTAAPIFRIDKDELSSGMTRMRGNLAQLFVKEGDSRRRSLVVDLGTPRFDSTRAPKPHEIPPHLNEDQRGAMAKVLTAKDYALVLGMPGTGKTTTVAEIIRAIVARGQSVLLTSYTHSAVDTIVSKLIGADFGVLRLGNVEKVHPAVRHLTLEALGPAATLDEFEARLMSPPVVAATCLSIEHPVFKRRRFDYCIVDEASQITLPTCLGPLRCADAFVLVGDHFQLPPIVRKPEARAGGLDISLFRRLSDAHPAAVAPLAAQYRMNADIMTVSNALIYEERLRCGSDAVANQSLVLSDQQSCESLGGTCDSTCWVQDLMREERKAVFVDTDTLPAKETRAGDLVQNPTEAALIATLAHALVASGTSPSDIAVITPYRQQIKLIQRVLHTIPKANPNSNPNPSLNSVSLTDIEVLTADKSQGRDKAVILVSLVRSNDTGSIGELLRDWRRINVSFTRAKAKLVVFGSSSTLAGDRLMADFLKLMDSRGWMLRLPPSASLHGGEVPDETTDKERRSVLGGRMLEKRPFITELLAGE, from the exons ATGGTCCTCGCAGAACGGAGCGCCAAGCGGCAACGCCTCAACAGCGCGGCAGAGGATACGTTcatggccgagctcctGGCCGGCATTGATGCCAGCGCCTTTGATGACCCGCCCAGCCAACCCTCGCCAAAGAAGACGCCGTTACGGCCTGTAAATCTTACTCCTCGCTCATCTCAAGCGACACCATTAAAGTCGACCCGGCCACAGGTGACGCTGGTAAAGCGGCCTGCTCCCCTCTCACCAGTCAAGTCGCCAGCCAAGTCCCCAATCAAGTCGCCAGGCAAGCACTCCAAGCTCTTCGCACCCAAAACCCGGTCAACTCCATACTTCCGACCACCCACGAGCCCCGCGAAGcccgacgcgtcgcgtccaccACTCGCGACGCTACGACCCAATGCGttgtcgtcgccatcgacggccttgaggcCCAAGTACAATGGTGTCAAGGCCGAACCTGCCTGGCTCCCCTCTCTATCTCCCAGTTGTAAGGTCCCCCACTCCACGAGCCTTGTTGTTGAAGCGCCAACATCACCTCGCGTTCTTCCGGATCTGCTTGAGGCCATTCAAGGGAGTAACGATGATTATGATGGTGACTgggacctcgacgcgcttgcGAGCTTGGATGACTCAATGTTCAAGGAGCCGATC AAATATCCAATAGCAAACCCCGACGTACCCGCTCTCCCTGCCGGGTACGCACCAACACCTTGGGTCCGCTGCACAGTCGAGAGCGTGCATGCGGGCATACTCGACGACAtgcccgaggacgagttcgatgagggcgaggggtATGGCAAGACCCTTGTCGTGGGCACGCCCTccggccgccgccttgTACAGCTCACAGAGCGATGGGCGGACCTCCGCCTGCGTCTGGGTGATATCGTCAACGTCATATCGCCACACCTGGCCGGTAATGGGCCTATCGCAATCACGTTCAAGGACACGAGCTCGTATCTCGTCGCCCATCccgacatcctcgtcacGATGACGAGCATAGCGAATGCCATGCCGTGCACTCGTCGACCACTGCTGAATCAACTTGTGCGCCTCCCCGAGCCGGTCTCAAAACCCATTGTGTACGGCACTATCCTCCACGGGTTACTTCAGGAGAGCCTGCGCGAGGGCACGTTTGACCCCGCTGCGACTCGCCGGCGAGTTACAACGGATTTAGCCACGGACGgacgccgcctcgaggtgTGGGGTGCCGGGCTCGATCCCGGAAGTGTGGCTGAAGATCTTGGTCGACGTGCGGAGGACGCATTCGCCTCGTTTGGACGACGCTGGGTCGGGGCCTCGCCGAAA gcggAAGGCAACGTTGTGACTGCGCGTGATGAGAGCGTGGGCACTGTTGCCATTAACGGCCTACACGACGTCGAAGAGGACATCTGGAGCCCGAAGTGGGGActcaagggcaaggtcgaTGCGAGCGTGCAGGCCATCTTCGAACGCGACGGACAGAGCCAGGAGGTCGTCGCACCTATGGAGATCAAGACGGGGCGGTCAATCGGCGGCGTACAGCACCGCGCGCAGACGCTACTGTACACCCTCCTCATGGAGGACCGGTATG GCCTCCCCGTCCCGGCTGGGCTACTGTACTATTCGCAGCGCGACTTGATTGTGCTAGTCGAGGCACGTGCCAATGAGGTTCGCGCACTTGTCCAGACGCgcaacgagctcgccgagtgGATGGTACGTGGGAGACagagcgccgacgagcccTTCCTCCCGCGCACTGTCGACAACCAGCGGGAATGCAAGAACTGCTTTGCGTCAGAAGTATGCATGCTCTACCGGCGAGCGAACGACAAAGTCCCCCCGATCGAGGACGATCCCATCGGCGACATTTATGAAGACAAGACGGCTCATCTTAccgacgagcacgccgagTTCTTCAGGCACTGGGAGCGTCTCCTCACACTTGAGGAGCAGGATACTGTGCGTCTGCGCGCTCAACTGTGGACGATGGGGGCACATGTGCGCCAAGCTAAGGGACGCTGTTTTGCCGACATGGTGATAGCAaaggaggagaacgaggGCTCTGCGCTCAGCAAGATCAATCACTGGGCGTACACCTTCAGGCGCGTGGATCCGCAGGCAGGATCCCTCCTCTCGGGTCACATCGCGCGGAGCGACCCCGTATGTCTCTCCCTCGAGCCAGACCTCCTCTACCTCGCACGTGGGTTCGTCACCTCTCTCAGCGCGGAGAGCGTGACCATCACCGTCCAGAACAAGCTCGACGTGCAAACCAAACTCAAACGCGTACGCTCCACTGCCGCTCCCATCTTCCGgatcgacaaggacgagctgaGCTCGGGCATGACGCGCATGCGAGGTAACCTCGCTCAGCTCTTCGTTAAGGAGGGTGACTCACGCCGACGTTCCCTCGTTGTTGACCTGGGTACTCCGCGGTTCGACAGTACGCGGGCGCCGAAGCCTCACGAGATCCCGCCTCACCTCAACGAGGACCAGCGCGGCGCCATGGCCAAGGTTCTCACAGCCAAGGATTACGCGCTGGTGCTCGGTATGCCCGGCACGGGCAAGACGACCACTGTCGCCGAAATCATCCGCGCAATCGTCGCGCGTGGGCAGAGTGtgttgttgacgagctATACCCACTCTGCTGTCGACACAATCGTCTCCAAGCTTATCGGTGCTGACTTTGGTGTACTCCGCCTTGGCAACGTTGAGAAG GTCCACCCCGCCGTGCGTCATCTGACACTCGAGGCACTTGGGCCCGCCGCGACcctcgacgagtttgaggcCCGCCTCATGTCCCCGCCAGTTGTCGCTGCCACCTGCCTGTCGATCGAGCACCCGGTCTTCAAACGCCGCCGTTTCGACTACTGtatcgtcgacgaggcgagcCAGATCACGCTGCCTACGTGTCTTGGTCCTTTGCGGTGTGCCGATGCCTTCGTCCTGGTCGGCGACCACTTTCAGCTCCCTCCCATC gtcCGTAAACCTGAAGCCCGCGCTGGCGGTCTCGACATCTCCCTCTTCCGTCGGTTGAGCGACGCGCatcccgccgccgtcgccccACTTGCCGCGCAGTACCGCATGAACGCGGACATTATGACGGTCTCCAACGCGCTAATCTATGAGGAACGGCTACGCTGCGGCTCGGACGCCGTTGCTAACCAGTCTCTTGTACTTTCCGACCAGCAGAGTTGCGAGTCTCTCGGCGGGACATGCGACAGCACCTGCTGGGTCCAGGACCTGATGCGGGAGGAACGTAAGGCAGTCTTCGTTGACACGGACACCCTCCCAGCCAAAGAGACACGTGCCGGCGACCTAGTCCAGAACCCAACCGAAGCAGCGCTCATCGCCACTCTCGCCCACGCTCTAGTTGCCTCCGGTACATCTCCGTCCGACATTGCAGTCATCACGCCGTACCGCCAACAGATTAAACTCATCCAGAGGGTCCTGCACACCATTCCCAAGGCCAATCCCAACTCCAATCCCAACCCCAGCCTTAACAGCGTCAGCCTGACCGACATCGAAGTCCTGACAGCCGACAAGTCGCAGGGCCGTGACAAAgccgtcatcctcgtctccCTCGTTCGCTCCAACGACACGGGATCCATCGGGGAGCTACTGCGCGATTGGCGCCGCATTAACGTGAGCTTTACGCgtgccaaggccaagcttgTCGTCTTCGGAAGTTCTAGCACCTTGGCAGGTGATCGGCTCATGGCCGATTTCTTGAAATTGATGGACTCGCGCGGATGGATGCTCCGTTTGCCCCCTTCTGCCAGTCTgcatggcggcgaggtacCGGACGAAACGACGGACAAGGAAAGGCGAAGCGTCCTCGGCGGGCGGATGCTCGAGAAGAGGCCTTTCAtcaccgagctcctcgctgGAGAGTAG
- the OSH6 gene encoding uncharacterized protein (Oxysterol-binding protein) — protein MGKAKTTRKFAAVKRMLKPSDPRLKENVEKSAKKAAKEAAAAEKRQVTQVSSSLFLSHNTDLGPPYRILVDTNFINFSIQNKIELVQGMMDCLMAKCIPTITDCVLAELEKLGPKYRLALKIAKDPRFDRLHCDHSGTYADDCLVQRVTAHKCYIVATCDRDLRRRIRKVPGVPLMYVVRHKYQIERLPDGGASFV, from the exons ATG ggaAAGGCCAAGACGACGCGCAAGTTTGCTGCTGTCAAGCGGATGCTCAAGCCGAGCGACCCGCGCCT GAAGGAGAACGTCGAAAAGtcggccaagaaggcggccaaggaggccgccgccgccgagaagCGCCAAGT AACCCAggtgtcgtcgtcgctgttcCTGTCGCACAACACCGACCTCGGGCCGCCATaccgcatcctcgtcgacaccaACTTTATCAACTTTAGCATCCAAAACAAGATTGAGCTGGTGCAGGGCATGATGGACTGCCTGATGGCCAAGT GCATCCCGACCATCACCGACTgcgtccttgccgagctggagaagCTGGGACCAAAGTACCGTCTGGCTCTCAAGATTGCAAAGGACCCGCGCTTCGACAGGCTCCACTGCGACC ACTCTGGGACGTACGCGGACGACTGCCTCGTTCAGCGCGTGACGGCGCACAAGTGTTATATTGTGGCTACT tgcgaccgcgacctccGCCGACGGATACGCAAAGTCCCCGGTGTGCCGCTCATGTACGTCGTCCGGCACAAGTACCAGATTGAGCGTCTGCCGGACGGTGGCGCTTCGTTTGTGTAG